Genomic window (Terriglobales bacterium):
TGCTCGTCTACGGGAACAGGAACGAGCTTTGCGCCGGCGGCAATGAAAGCCTGACGTGCGCTGGGGTAACCCGGTTCTTCTATCCAGACAGAATTTTTCGAATCCAGCAAAATCTGCGCGGCAAGCTGCAAGCCTTGCTGCGATCCGGTTGTGATCATGACCTGTGATGCATCGCAGAGCACCCCACGAGCTGCGCCAAGGTACTCGGCGATGGCTTCCCGAAGAGGCAAATGGCCCAGGGCGTCTCCGTAGGCCATCAGGCTCTTTGTCGACGATCGAGAATGCCGCGCCACCAGCTTCGACCAGATACTAATCGGGAAGTGATCCAGCGCGGGCAAACTCACTCGAAACGCACCCACGATGTTTAGCCATGACTGCGATGGCAACTGCGTCAGCGCCAGGCCGCGACGGGAAATTCGACGCGGCGCCATCTTCTCCGTGTTCTGCCGATCCCGTTTCCCCTCGTTGTTGGCGGCGGCCGGCATCAATGTTTCATCCGGAAGCGATCGAGATACACACGTTCCTGCTCCGGGAAACGTCTCTAAATAACCTTCTGCCAGCAACTGCTCGTATGCGTTGGAGACAGGAATCCGTGAAATCCTCAACTCAGTAGCGAGAGTTCTGGTAGATGGAATCCGCTGTCCCGGCCGGATTTGACCGCTGGTAATCGCCAGCCGGAACCACTCGTACAACTGCCTGTACATCGGAATCGCCGCGCGAGTGTCCAGCGCGATGGGAGGAAGGAACGTGGTGGGAACGCGTCTCATGTTGCCGGTCGAAAGTGGCATATCGTATCACACTAAAGTGGACATTGTGATAGACCACTATCCACATTAGCTTTGCAGCATGAATGCGCTCCTGAGTATTCGAACCTGGCTCCTGATCTCGAGCCTGGCGATGGTTCAGCCTCTCGAGCCGCTTTGGCAGCAGAATGCGGCGGTATCGAGCACCAGTGCCCAATCCGCGCCTGCGGAACATGATGGACAGCACGATTTCGATTTCGAAATCGGCTATTGGAAGACTCACATATCCCGGCTCGAGCACCCGTTAAGCGAATCTCGCACCTGGGTTGAATACGACGGTACATCCGTTGTTCGACCAATCTGGAACGGCCGCGCCAACCTGGTCGAACTCGAAGTCGATGGTCCGTCAGGTCACATCGAAGGACTGTCGCTGCGTCTCTACAATCCGCAATCTCGTCAGTGGAGTCTCAACTATGCGAACAGCAAAATTGGCAGCCTGAGTCAACCAGCATTCGGCGAGTTCAGGAATGGACGCGGTGAATTCCTCGATCAGGAATCATTTAACGGAAAAATGATTCTTGTTCGCGGTGTCTTTTCTGAGATCACGCCGAATTCGTGCCGTTTTGAGCAGTCATTCTCAAAGGATGGCGGAAAGACCTGGGAGGTGAACTGGATCGCGACTGACACGCGGATAAAAGATGAGGTATCGTCAGAGAACTCGAACACAGCCACGCCGGGTGTGCAGTCTAACTCTGCAGCCCCTGACGGATCACACGACTTCGATTTCGAGATCGGCAGTTGGAATATCCACCTCTCGCGTCTGCAGGATCGCTTGGCAGGTTCTACCACCTGGATCGAATTTGACGGCACTTCCGTTACGCGAAAAGTCTGGAATGGCCGCGCCAATCTGGAAGAGTTCGAAACCGCCAGTCCAACGGGGCACATCGAAGGACTGACCCTCCGCCTCTACAATCCCCAATCTCACCAGTGGAGCATCTATTGGGCCAACGGTAACGATGCCATTTTGGGACAACCCATGATCGGCGAATTCAAGAATGGAAGAGGCGAGTTCTTCGATCAGGAGTTCTGGAAAGGCAGAGCGGTTTTTGTTCGATTCATCTGGTCGAACACCAATAAGAACAAACCTCACTTCGAACAGTCGTTCTCCGATGACGGCGGCAAAACCTGGGAGGTCAACTGGATTACCAACCAGACACGGGTAAGCGATGAATCCAACAAAACGAAGTGAACTCCGCCGCATTCCTGCGAGGGGATCGCACGATTGGGAGATGATCAGCGAAATTCTTGACGCTTGCTTTCTCGCTCACATTGGATTTTGCGTCGATGGCCAGCCATTCGTCATTCCCACTTTGTACGGCCGAGATGGCAGAAAACTCTATCTGCACGGCTCCGCCGCAAGTCGCATGGTTCGCGAACTCGAGAGCGGCGTGCCGGCGTGCTTGACGGTCACGCTGGTCGATGGGCTGGTACTGGCACGATCTGCATTCGATCATTCGATGAACTACCGCTCGGTCGTTGCATTCGGAACCGCAAGAACAATCTTCGACCAGGCGCAAAAGATCGAGTCTTTGCGCGTCATCTCAGAACATCTCATTGCCGGCCGATGGGATGACGTCCGAAGTCCCAGCGAGACCGAGTTGAAGGCTACCGCGGTTTTGGAATTCTCGATCGAAGAGGCATCATCAAAAACCAGAACGGGACCACCCGTTGACGATGAGAGTGACTACGGACGACCAGTATGGGCAGGTGTATTGCCGCTTGCGATTCAATCCGGCTCGCCCATACCGGACGACAACTTAGCGCAAGGCGTCACAGTTCCCGACTATGTTCGGCTGTACAGACAACGATTCAACGGGCACAGTGGCAATTCAAGCGAAAGGCCAATTCTGCGCAAGAACTTCTTTACCTGGCGGATGTTCCTTGTAATCCTCGCGCTGTTGATCACGGCATTAGTGCCGGGCGTTGTGAGTGCGAAAGCCCAGCAGCCATCAGCGTCCGTTGCTCCTGAAGCACGCCAATCACTCGACGATGCCTGGTGGACTGGCCCTATGCTCGCGCCATCCGCAGCGACATTGCCGCGTGGACACTTTCTGATCGAGCCCTATCTGTACGACGTCACCAGCCCACATTCCAACGGCTTCGGTTCGCTCACATACATAAACTACGGGCTCGCCGACAGATTGACCGTCGGCATGATTCCCATTTTTGGATTCAACAAAATAAATAATGGACTCAACAGCTCAAATGTCGGAGTGGGAGATCTCACGCTGCAGGCTCAGTACGGGCTAACGAAGTTTCACGATGGCGGTTGGATCCCGACAACCTCGGTAGCAATTCAGGAAGCGCTACCCACCGGAAAATACGATCAGCTAGACGACCGGCCGAGCGACGGCCTTGGCAGCGGTGCATACACGACAACGCTGGCGCTCTATTCGCAAACCTACTTCTGGCTGCCGAATGCTCGCATTCTGCGCATGCGCTTCAATGTCTCGGCGGCGCTCTCAAGCAATGTGAACGTCAGAGACGTGAGTGTGTATGGAACTGAAGCAGGATTCCGTGGACACTCAGAACCGGGAGCTTCGTTCTTAGTCGACGCATCTTGGGAATACAGTCTGACGCGCCGGTGGGTACTAGCGTCCGATGCCACTTATCGCCACAACGGCAATACCTTGGTAATCGGAAACAATATTCTGAATCGCAACGGCGCGCAGTCATCCGGAATCCGGACCGACTCAGGTTCGAGCGAAGCATTTGCCCTTGCACCAGCCGTCGAATACAGTTGGAAGCCCAACCTCGGAGTTCTCCTCGGTACGCGCCTGATCCTAGGTGGGCACCGCACTGCAACGTCGATTACTCCGGCGGTTGCGATCAATTTTGTGTACTAACACAGTTAGTTTTCAAGTGGAAGACTCCGGCTTTACGGGCTGCGAAAAAATGCGGGCGCGACAGGGGTACAGAACCGGCGCCGGTAGGCGGTGGGTCGGAGATTGCCGAATGGCGAGCTCCGACCGCAAGGATGCCACCCTCAAGTCCAGAGACGCAGCCGCAACACACGCGGCTGCCCCACCGCCTGCCGGCGGCGGTTCCGTCGCGCATGTGGAGCGGAAACGATCAGCAGATCCAGCCGCCGCCTACAACAACATCCTCGTCGTAGAACACAACAGCCTGTCCCGGAGTGATCGCCCGCTGCGGCTCCTCGAATGTAACGACCGCTCGATCGCCTGCGATACGAACCTCTGCATCTGCCGGCTCGTGCCGATGACGAATTTTGGCCTTCACGCGAATCGGAGCATCGAGAGACTCGAACGCGATCCAATTCAAGCGATGGGCATGCAAGGTTCGCGAGCGCAGATCATCATCCCCTCCA
Coding sequences:
- a CDS encoding PLP-dependent aminotransferase family protein, encoding MRRVPTTFLPPIALDTRAAIPMYRQLYEWFRLAITSGQIRPGQRIPSTRTLATELRISRIPVSNAYEQLLAEGYLETFPGAGTCVSRSLPDETLMPAAANNEGKRDRQNTEKMAPRRISRRGLALTQLPSQSWLNIVGAFRVSLPALDHFPISIWSKLVARHSRSSTKSLMAYGDALGHLPLREAIAEYLGAARGVLCDASQVMITTGSQQGLQLAAQILLDSKNSVWIEEPGYPSARQAFIAAGAKLVPVPVDEQGMKVESIIRRGLKARAVYITPSHQYPLGATMTATRRMLLLNWAARSGAWIIEDDYDSEYRFGSRPIASLQGLDTYSRVIYVGTFSKVMFPALRVGYLVIPKDLVPAFCAARDAADVFSATLYQSVLADFIRQGHFARHIRRMRMLCMARRKALVSAIRLQIGDKVEVVGDEAGMHLVMMLPCGVSDVVVSKKAAQKGVSAMPLSTCYLRPPARGGLILGYGGANPRQIQEGVSKLRMSIEGP
- a CDS encoding pyridoxamine 5'-phosphate oxidase family protein translates to MNPTKRSELRRIPARGSHDWEMISEILDACFLAHIGFCVDGQPFVIPTLYGRDGRKLYLHGSAASRMVRELESGVPACLTVTLVDGLVLARSAFDHSMNYRSVVAFGTARTIFDQAQKIESLRVISEHLIAGRWDDVRSPSETELKATAVLEFSIEEASSKTRTGPPVDDESDYGRPVWAGVLPLAIQSGSPIPDDNLAQGVTVPDYVRLYRQRFNGHSGNSSERPILRKNFFTWRMFLVILALLITALVPGVVSAKAQQPSASVAPEARQSLDDAWWTGPMLAPSAATLPRGHFLIEPYLYDVTSPHSNGFGSLTYINYGLADRLTVGMIPIFGFNKINNGLNSSNVGVGDLTLQAQYGLTKFHDGGWIPTTSVAIQEALPTGKYDQLDDRPSDGLGSGAYTTTLALYSQTYFWLPNARILRMRFNVSAALSSNVNVRDVSVYGTEAGFRGHSEPGASFLVDASWEYSLTRRWVLASDATYRHNGNTLVIGNNILNRNGAQSSGIRTDSGSSEAFALAPAVEYSWKPNLGVLLGTRLILGGHRTATSITPAVAINFVY